One Cydia fagiglandana chromosome 11, ilCydFagi1.1, whole genome shotgun sequence genomic region harbors:
- the LOC134668793 gene encoding putative odorant receptor 92a: MSLLFDESLKSIEFLYKYVGIYLDRTILNNAEHIIKFRSLYIISFLWLNTDVIGAILWVIQGALHGKSLTELTYEAPCTTLCLLANIKSLSLVLNDDKVKLLFKQIRNMENNIDIGDEILKKKIVAEGITYLRAVIKSLNVINTLTLILFGVCPLLFIGLEYKKSGQIELVLPFLLVYPFNPYDIKYWPFVYVHQMYSAYIVVTWVAGTDCLFYTCCTSICTQFRLLQKDMESIIPDRSFDEDVFREKFKSLAVRHEGIMRSVIQLESIYAKSTLFNFVTSSFLICLTGFNVTALSNTGFMLAFLSFLMMTLMQIYLLCFYGDMIMTSSMEVSNAVYNSKWYTVNAKAARHLYVVQMRARKPSKLTAYSYADVNLNSFTKILSTAWSYFALLKTMESPTRV, encoded by the exons ATGTCTTTACTCTTCGATGAATCATTGAAATCAATTGAATTTCTTTATAAATATGTTGGGATATATTTGGATCGTACAATTCTGAATAACGCAGAGCATATAATAAAATTCAGATCGCTGTATATAATAAGTTTCCTTTGGCTGAACACGGATGTTATCGGTGCAATATTATGGGTCATACAGGGCGCTCTACACGGGAAAAGTCTAACCGAATTGACTTATGAAGCACCCTGTACAACTTTATGCTTGCTTGCAAACATTAAATCCCTCTCTCTGGTTCTTAATGATGATAAAGTAAAGCTATTATTCAAACAAATTCGGAACATGGAGAATAATATTGATATTGGCGATGAAATACTTAAGAAGAAAATCGTTGCTGAAGGGATAACGTATTTAAGGGCTGTTATAAAGTCTTTGAATGTAATCAACACTCTTACACTGATATTGTTTGGTGTGTGCCCTTTACTGTTCATTGGATTAGAATATAAGAAATCGGGACAGATTGAGCTGGTTTTGCCGTTTCTGCTTGTTTATCCGTTTAATCCTTATGACATAAAATACTGGCCTTTTGTATACGTGCATCAAATGTACTCTG CATACATAGTGGTGACTTGGGTCGCTGGCACCGACTGCCTCTTCTATACATGCTGCACTAGCATTTGCACGCAGTTTCGTTTGCTGCAAAAAGACATGGAATCCATTATTCCTGACCGTAGTTTTGACGAAGATGTGTTTCGGGAAAAGTTTAAGAGTTTAGCTGTTCGTCATGAGGGCATCATGCG GTCAGTCATTCAATTGGAAAGCAtctatgcgaaatcgacgcttTTCAATTTCGTGACAAGCTCATTCTTGATTTGCCTGACGGGATTTAACGTCACG gctCTAAGCAACACAGGGTTCATGTTGGCCTTCCTCTCATTTTTGATGATGACTCTGATGCAGATTTACCTGCTCTGTTTTTACGGAGACATGATTATGACATcg AGCATGGAAGTAAGCAACGCCGTGTATAATTCCAAATGGTACACAGTGAACGCAAAAGCAGCTAGGCACCTTTACGTGGTTCAAATGAG GGCGCGGAAACCCTCCAAGTTGACGGCGTACAGTTATGCCGACGTCAACCTGAATTCGTTCACAAAG